AATGATATGATTTTAAAAATACTACAAGATAAAATTAATCCTCAGGAACAAACGGGTGAAGTGCTGCAATTTAAACGGCGCACACCCGCTGAAAGCAATTTGCAACAGCTCAGTAATACACAAGAAGTGTACGATTACATTCGCATGCTTGATGCAGATGGTTATCCTGCTGCTTATTTGGAAACTGAAAAATTAAAATACGAATTTACCCAAGTGCGCAGAAATGCCGACAATACACTAAACGCCAATGTTAGAATCACTAAAAAATAAACGAATTCTTATTGTGGTTGCCCATCCCGACGATGAATTGCTGGGATTAGGTGCGAGCATGAACTTATTAATTAGCAAATATGGTGTTAAAACCCATGTGGTGATTTTGGGTGAAGGCATTACCTCCCGCTCCGATAAACGAGATAGTAAAAATTGGCAAGCTGAGTTAAAAACACACAAACAAAATATTGCCAAGGCACAGAAAGCAATCGGCTATGGTAGCACCAGCACTTACGACTTTGCCGACAATCGCTTTGACAGCGTGGATTTGCTCGATCTTATTAAAGTGATAGAAAAGGAAAAGCAAGCTTTTAAACCGGAGGTGATTTTTACGCACCACGGCGGCGATTTAAACATTGACCACCAACGCACTTTTGAAGCTGTAATTACGGCTTGCCGCCCGATGGCTGAAGAAGGAGTTAAAACCATTATTACGTTTGAAACACCATCCGGCACTGAATGGCGTGCATCGAGTGATCCCAAAAATTTTATACCGAATTTTTTCATCCGTGTAAGCGAGAAAAATGTAGCGGCCAAAATTAAAGGCATGGAAAGTTATGAATTCGAAAAACGAGCTTTCCCTCACCCCCGCTCACCTGAAGCCTTGCGTATACAAGCACAGCGTTGGGGTGTAGCCATTGGTGCCAACTTTGCCGAAGCATTCACAATTATTAGAACTATTTCCTAAGATTAAGACATGAATTTTTTATCCAATACCAATACAAAATATCCGGGCGCTCCATTTATCATTGCCGAAATGAGCGGTAACCACAATCAATCGCTCGAAAGAGCTTTGCAAATTGTGGATGCAGCAGCTGCATGCGGAGTTAATGCTTTAAAATTGCAAACCTATACTGCCGATACTATGACCCTGAAAGGGGCTTATGTGATTGATGATCCAAAGTCGCTGTGGTATGGAAAAGAGTTGCACGATTTGTACAAAGAAGCCTACACCCCTTGGGAATGGCACAAAGCGATTTTCGACCGTGCGCATGAAAAAGGTATCCTGTGCTTTAGTTCTCCTTTTGATGAAAGCGCTGTAGACTTTTTGGAAAGCCTGAATTGTCCCATTTATAAAATTGCTTCGTTTGAGAATACCGACCATCCTTTGCTTATTAAAGTTGCAAAAACCGGCAAACCAATCATTATGTCGACTGGTGTGGCTCGCTTAGAAGATATTCTTGAATCGGTGGGGATTTTGCGGGCTAATGGCGCAAAAGACATTACTCTTTTAAAGTGTACCAGCACCTATCCATCTACTCCCGAAAATACCAATTTGCTTACTATTCCTATGTTTCAGCAGGTGTTTAACTGCACAGTTGGTTTATCGGATCATACCATGGGTATTGGTGCTTCGGTTGCTGCTGTGGCTTTGGGTGCGAAGGTAATTGAAAAGCATTTTTGTTTGAGCCGTGCCGAAGGTGGCGTAGATTCAGCCTTTTCGCTGGAGCCCGAAGAATTAAAAAGCTTGGTTGTGGAATGTGAGCGTGCCTATTTAGCTTTAGGTACTGTGCAATTTGGGATTCAGGAAGCAGAGAAAAAAAATGTGTTTTACAAGCGCTCCATTTATGTTTCGGAGGATATAAAAGCAGGTGAAGCCATTACAGAGCAAAACACTCGCATTGTGCGCCCCGGCAATGGCATAGAACCAAAATATTATGCCGAATTAAAAAATAAAAAAGTAATTAAAGACATTAAAAAAGGCAGCCCTTTAACTTGGGAATATATTTTTTAAATCCTGTCAAAGCCATACTAATTAATCCTACTACCTAGAATTCTGCTGTTCATGTCCTTGTTTTTAGTAACTGATAACCTTCCTCATTTTCGTGCTTCTGATGCTCCTTTTAAGTTGTATTACCACGATTGTTATATCAAGGAGCAGCAGGGTTTTTTGCAAACAAGTATCGACCAATTTAACTTTACCTCAGCTACAACCATTGAGTTTAAAGCGGCCGGTGCGATGCATGAGGAGCTTGAAAAAGTGTTTCTGAGTTTACCGATTGATTTATTTGTTCCCAATAAATATTTGCTTGGACTCAGTAAACGGGATCAGTTGTACGCTTATTTTTACGACTACTTTAAAAAATATGTATTGCTCAAATATATGTTTTTACTCATGCTGGAGCAATTTGTGGCAGCTTTCGCAAAGGAGATTGACAGCAATCAGCTGCACCTGGAACTGAGTAGCGATTTAAAAATAATTGTTCCTGAACTGGCTAATCGCTTTCCAAACTTTACTGTAAGTTCAAACTTTTACGATAGCAGCATCATTCGAAAATACAATCCACGATTTGCGCGGATAAAGAAATTGGCTTATCCACTGTATGAGACACTTTTTTCACTTAAATCAAAAATAAAGCCGCGCATCAAAAGAGGTAAGTATCATTTCTTGTTGCTTACTTATGATGTTTCTTCGGATGCGCTTTTGCTTCAGCATTTTTTTGAATTGGTAAAAAACAGTTCAGATTTATCCTTGAGCATTGTTCAAATCGCAACCGGTATGGAAGCCAAGTTTAACTATAGTTTCCAGCCTTTTGCTTGCAGCAATATTGAGGTATTTCGCTTTGAGGAATTCCGAAAATATGCGCGTCAGAATAAAAATGAAAGCTTCTTTTCCATGCTCACCGAAAAATTTTCTGTGTTTAAAAGCTTGGACGAAAACCTGCATTTTAAAGGCAGTGAATTGCATTATGAATGGATAAGTAATATGCTCGATAAAACAAATCCAAGCATTTGTTATTACACCAATCAAGCCGAAATGGGCCGTGTTTTAGCGCATGTAGCGCGTCACAAAAACATTCCAAGTGTTTTTGTAGAATACTCTTTTACCTTCGATAGTCCGTTTCTTAAATCAAATATCCCTTTTACTGCCCGCGCCTGCATTAGTGCGCTCACAGCCACGAATTGGAAAAGAAACAACGATCCCTCCCGCTATGAACTTGTTTTGGGCTATTGCAAACATGATTTTTTATCTAAACGCAACCCTGACAAAATCCAATTTTCTGCAGAACATAACATAAATGCAAGTCAAAAAACTGTTTTATTTGCAAGCACATGGTGTTCGGGCAACAAAATATTTGACGATGAAAAAGCGAGCATAATTGATGGACTTTCCAAGACTTGCTATAAGAACAATTGGAATTTAATTGTAAAAAAACATCCGGTTGAAGTTGATTTAATTGCCGATGAGGTGATTAAAAAGAATAATTATCCGAATCAAAAAGTATTTACGAATGAGCAATTGTCGCTCTCGGATGCGGTGTTGCTCGCGGATTTTATGTGTTGTCAGAGTTCCAGTGCCATTTTAGATGCGGTGTATTTTGAAAAGCCCTTTGCGTTTATTTCGCTTACTTCGGGTGAGTCGTTGGCCGATTATTTATTTGCCGATAAGAAAAACAAAATTCATGAGTACCATCGTTTGGAGGAGTTAGAAGCTTTTTTGAATACACTATTTACAAACCCAGAAGCACTTAATGAAACGCTGAA
This portion of the Bacteroidota bacterium genome encodes:
- a CDS encoding PIG-L family deacetylase, whose product is MLESLKNKRILIVVAHPDDELLGLGASMNLLISKYGVKTHVVILGEGITSRSDKRDSKNWQAELKTHKQNIAKAQKAIGYGSTSTYDFADNRFDSVDLLDLIKVIEKEKQAFKPEVIFTHHGGDLNIDHQRTFEAVITACRPMAEEGVKTIITFETPSGTEWRASSDPKNFIPNFFIRVSEKNVAAKIKGMESYEFEKRAFPHPRSPEALRIQAQRWGVAIGANFAEAFTIIRTIS
- the pseI gene encoding pseudaminic acid synthase; its protein translation is MNFLSNTNTKYPGAPFIIAEMSGNHNQSLERALQIVDAAAACGVNALKLQTYTADTMTLKGAYVIDDPKSLWYGKELHDLYKEAYTPWEWHKAIFDRAHEKGILCFSSPFDESAVDFLESLNCPIYKIASFENTDHPLLIKVAKTGKPIIMSTGVARLEDILESVGILRANGAKDITLLKCTSTYPSTPENTNLLTIPMFQQVFNCTVGLSDHTMGIGASVAAVALGAKVIEKHFCLSRAEGGVDSAFSLEPEELKSLVVECERAYLALGTVQFGIQEAEKKNVFYKRSIYVSEDIKAGEAITEQNTRIVRPGNGIEPKYYAELKNKKVIKDIKKGSPLTWEYIF
- a CDS encoding CDP-glycerol glycerophosphotransferase family protein; translated protein: MSLFLVTDNLPHFRASDAPFKLYYHDCYIKEQQGFLQTSIDQFNFTSATTIEFKAAGAMHEELEKVFLSLPIDLFVPNKYLLGLSKRDQLYAYFYDYFKKYVLLKYMFLLMLEQFVAAFAKEIDSNQLHLELSSDLKIIVPELANRFPNFTVSSNFYDSSIIRKYNPRFARIKKLAYPLYETLFSLKSKIKPRIKRGKYHFLLLTYDVSSDALLLQHFFELVKNSSDLSLSIVQIATGMEAKFNYSFQPFACSNIEVFRFEEFRKYARQNKNESFFSMLTEKFSVFKSLDENLHFKGSELHYEWISNMLDKTNPSICYYTNQAEMGRVLAHVARHKNIPSVFVEYSFTFDSPFLKSNIPFTARACISALTATNWKRNNDPSRYELVLGYCKHDFLSKRNPDKIQFSAEHNINASQKTVLFASTWCSGNKIFDDEKASIIDGLSKTCYKNNWNLIVKKHPVEVDLIADEVIKKNNYPNQKVFTNEQLSLSDAVLLADFMCCQSSSAILDAVYFEKPFAFISLTSGESLADYLFADKKNKIHEYHRLEELEAFLNTLFTNPEALNETLKNAKALKRELLYLADGNACGRLIDFSMKLVDKGSLDAESLVALQIETVY